A window of the Candidatus Binataceae bacterium genome harbors these coding sequences:
- the dtd gene encoding D-aminoacyl-tRNA deacylase → MRAVVQRVSRAEVGVGGECLGRIGIGFAVLLGVARDDTEADAEFVADRILGLRVFADAAGKMNLALGAIGGELLVISQFTLLADTGGGRRPSFIKAAPPEIAEPLYERFISLVRARGAKVETGRFGAHMELALVNDGPVTIVLDSRMR, encoded by the coding sequence ATGCGAGCGGTCGTTCAACGCGTAAGCCGCGCCGAGGTCGGCGTCGGCGGCGAGTGTCTTGGCCGAATAGGTATCGGCTTCGCCGTGCTGCTGGGCGTCGCGCGCGACGACACCGAAGCCGACGCGGAGTTTGTCGCCGACCGTATCCTCGGGCTGCGCGTTTTTGCCGACGCGGCGGGCAAGATGAACCTGGCGCTTGGCGCGATCGGCGGCGAGTTGCTGGTGATCTCGCAATTCACGCTGCTCGCCGATACTGGTGGCGGGCGCCGTCCGTCGTTCATCAAGGCCGCGCCGCCGGAGATCGCCGAGCCGCTCTACGAGCGCTTCATTTCACTCGTGCGCGCCCGCGGTGCTAAAGTTGAAACGGGCAGATTCGGCGCCCACATGGAACTGGCGCTGGTCAATGACGGGCCGGTGACGATCGTCCTGGACAGCCGGATGCGCTGA
- a CDS encoding DUF190 domain-containing protein, with amino-acid sequence MFTGKGRQLTIYIGESDLHHHQSLYMAIVEMLRREGLGGATVTRGIAGFGMSSVIHTSAILRLSMDMPIVITVIDRPERIERILAPLVELAPNSLITAHDVEVVHSGFAVREGLPDIKVAEVMRSEVVTVEPDSPLTAVVELLIDKDFTAVPVVDEARRVVGMVSDSDLLTRGGMSVGLSLKRASDAEFVRQLHSEIENRGRRVAEVMTREVVTIAPDSSIGAAARAMVQHHLKRLPVVDGQGRLVGIVGRLDLLNTIAAAHLPEWHPEARRPVAAGAGTLVRDVMNREAATVPESASLGEILELLVTSAHKRVVVIDPARHVAGIIADSDLVSRVSRESRPGLVEMLMARVPIERISAVSRRRLAKLRGRSAAELMTREVVTLHEEMPVASALALSAERHVKRLPVVDASGALVGIVGRSELLRALLDAPACAMTPGG; translated from the coding sequence ATGTTCACCGGCAAAGGCCGACAACTGACGATCTATATCGGCGAGAGCGATCTCCATCATCATCAATCGCTCTACATGGCGATCGTCGAGATGCTTCGGCGCGAGGGGCTCGGCGGTGCGACGGTGACCCGCGGAATCGCCGGATTCGGGATGTCGAGCGTCATACACACCTCCGCTATCCTGCGCCTCTCGATGGACATGCCGATCGTAATCACCGTGATCGACCGCCCCGAGCGGATCGAGCGTATCCTCGCGCCGCTGGTCGAGCTGGCGCCGAACTCGCTCATCACTGCGCACGACGTCGAAGTGGTCCATTCCGGATTCGCCGTGCGTGAGGGCCTGCCCGATATCAAGGTCGCCGAGGTGATGCGGAGCGAGGTGGTGACGGTGGAACCGGACAGCCCGCTCACGGCGGTCGTCGAACTGCTGATCGACAAGGACTTCACCGCGGTCCCGGTCGTGGACGAAGCGCGGCGGGTAGTCGGGATGGTGAGCGATAGCGACTTGCTTACGCGCGGCGGGATGTCCGTGGGACTCAGCCTCAAGCGCGCCTCCGACGCCGAGTTCGTGCGTCAACTGCACAGCGAAATCGAGAATCGCGGCCGCCGCGTCGCCGAGGTGATGACGCGCGAGGTTGTAACGATCGCGCCTGACTCCTCGATCGGGGCCGCGGCCCGCGCGATGGTCCAGCATCATCTGAAACGCCTGCCCGTGGTCGACGGCCAGGGACGCCTGGTCGGCATCGTCGGACGGCTGGACCTGCTCAACACGATCGCCGCGGCCCATCTTCCCGAATGGCATCCCGAGGCCCGCCGCCCCGTCGCCGCCGGCGCGGGCACGCTGGTGCGCGACGTGATGAATCGCGAGGCCGCAACCGTGCCCGAGTCGGCGAGCCTCGGCGAGATCCTTGAATTGCTGGTAACCTCGGCCCACAAGCGCGTGGTGGTGATCGACCCAGCGCGGCACGTGGCGGGGATCATCGCCGACAGCGACCTTGTCTCCCGCGTCAGCCGCGAGAGCCGCCCGGGGCTCGTCGAGATGCTGATGGCGCGGGTGCCAATCGAGCGAATCTCGGCTGTCTCTCGCCGACGTCTCGCGAAATTGCGCGGCCGCTCGGCGGCGGAGCTGATGACGCGCGAGGTGGTGACGCTGCACGAAGAGATGCCGGTCGCGAGCGCGCTTGCGCTGTCGGCCGAACGCCACGTCAAGCGGCTGCCGGTCGTCGATGCCTCGGGCGCGCTGGTTGGAATCGTCGGACGGTCGGAGCTGTTGCGTGCGCTGCTCGACGCGCCGGCTTGCGCAATGACGCCCGGCGGCTGA
- a CDS encoding SIS domain-containing protein → MPSKSQSIIDPSKARPAHPYHMFDAIAAQPAAIAEVVARNREGVAALARALRQTPSLTLAGMGTSLNGAIYGEYWLRTIGQMRSVRAVSSFDVVNYGLKPAAGGALLVLSHRGWKQYSARAVAEAKAAGVLTAAICGQGPDEGARQADHLLLTTEQEQSAAHTKSLTTAMALLFELALELRAQAGGGELETQRLRGEFAAIPELMRRGLGDDSRERNAAEQLRNYRRIMLLGGGPNYPTARETALKLKETSFLYAEGMQVEEFLHGPISSADRDTLVVVASGGGASGARAEQVANALGEIGAERLGIYTRAGSALAEAVNAGIQVEGEDEALSPFALLLSLQLFTYWMAVKRGCNPDLAHRDDARYVRAAGHFEM, encoded by the coding sequence GTGCCATCAAAGTCACAATCGATAATCGATCCATCCAAGGCGCGCCCCGCCCATCCGTACCACATGTTCGACGCCATAGCCGCGCAGCCGGCGGCGATCGCCGAAGTCGTGGCGCGTAACCGCGAGGGCGTCGCGGCGCTCGCACGCGCGCTCAGGCAGACGCCATCGCTGACGCTGGCCGGAATGGGGACGTCGCTCAACGGGGCGATCTATGGCGAATACTGGCTGCGCACGATCGGACAGATGCGCTCGGTCAGGGCGGTCAGCTCTTTCGACGTCGTGAATTACGGGCTCAAGCCCGCGGCGGGCGGCGCGCTGCTCGTGTTGTCGCATCGCGGATGGAAACAGTACTCGGCGCGCGCGGTGGCCGAGGCCAAGGCCGCCGGCGTCTTGACCGCCGCGATCTGCGGCCAGGGCCCCGACGAGGGGGCGCGCCAGGCCGACCATCTGCTGCTCACGACCGAGCAGGAGCAGTCGGCGGCGCATACCAAGAGCCTGACCACCGCGATGGCGCTGCTGTTCGAGTTGGCGCTCGAGCTGCGCGCGCAAGCCGGCGGCGGCGAGCTTGAAACGCAGCGGCTGCGCGGCGAGTTCGCGGCGATTCCGGAGCTGATGCGCCGGGGCCTTGGCGACGATTCGCGCGAGCGCAATGCGGCCGAGCAGTTGCGCAACTACCGCCGGATCATGCTGCTCGGCGGCGGGCCGAACTATCCGACCGCGCGCGAGACCGCGCTCAAGCTCAAGGAGACCAGCTTCCTCTATGCCGAGGGGATGCAGGTCGAGGAATTTCTGCACGGTCCGATAAGCTCGGCCGACCGCGACACCCTGGTCGTTGTCGCGAGCGGCGGCGGCGCGTCCGGCGCGCGCGCCGAGCAGGTGGCCAACGCTCTCGGCGAGATCGGCGCGGAGCGCCTGGGCATCTATACCCGCGCGGGCTCGGCGCTGGCCGAGGCGGTGAACGCCGGAATCCAGGTCGAGGGCGAGGATGAGGCGCTCAGCCCGTTCGCGCTGCTGCTCTCGCTGCAGCTTTTCACCTACTGGATGGCGGTGAAGCGCGGATGCAATCCCGACCTGGCGCATCGCGACGACGCGCGCTACGTCAGGGCGGCCGGTCACTTCGAGATGTAG
- a CDS encoding ABC transporter permease has translation MLARLARPFASLALTAALIALVLLALGASPLLVFAALWEGAFGNWLAATDTLVKATPLVFTGLAVSIAFRGALWNIGAEGQLLVGAFVAAALGIALDGWPRPLAVGLVLVGGALGGALWSAVCGWLRERRDVSEVISTIMLNFVAVQLLSYAVHGPLMEPSRSYPKSAPIAHAAELWTFAPPSRLNAGMILAVALALVSWLWLFHSRSGFELRAMGRNRRVAAFFGIPVARLGIAAMALSGALAGLGGAVQVSAITHRLYESFSPGWGYEAIAVALVARLNPLGVMLTSLLFGALDNGSQAMQRSQGVSPELVQVIQGVTILILLAFDTRTWSTLNGALWPPGDGDAACAAAPGAVAAAGGGGDA, from the coding sequence ATGCTTGCCCGGCTTGCCAGGCCCTTCGCGTCGCTCGCGCTTACGGCGGCGCTTATCGCCCTCGTCCTGCTCGCGCTCGGCGCCTCTCCGCTGCTGGTCTTCGCCGCGCTCTGGGAGGGTGCATTCGGCAACTGGCTCGCCGCGACCGACACGCTCGTCAAGGCGACGCCGCTCGTCTTCACCGGGCTTGCGGTTTCGATCGCCTTTCGCGGGGCGCTCTGGAACATCGGCGCCGAGGGCCAGTTGCTGGTGGGCGCGTTCGTTGCGGCCGCGCTCGGGATTGCGCTCGACGGATGGCCGCGGCCGCTGGCCGTGGGATTGGTGCTGGTGGGCGGCGCGTTGGGCGGCGCGCTCTGGAGCGCCGTCTGCGGATGGCTCCGCGAGCGGCGCGACGTAAGCGAAGTCATCAGCACGATCATGCTCAATTTCGTCGCGGTGCAGCTTCTGAGCTACGCCGTGCATGGTCCGCTGATGGAGCCTTCGCGGTCGTATCCCAAGAGCGCGCCGATCGCGCACGCGGCCGAACTCTGGACGTTCGCGCCGCCGAGCCGGCTCAATGCCGGGATGATTCTCGCGGTCGCGCTCGCGCTCGTCTCGTGGCTCTGGCTCTTTCATAGCCGCAGCGGCTTCGAGTTGCGTGCGATGGGCCGCAATCGGCGCGTCGCGGCGTTCTTCGGGATTCCGGTCGCGCGCCTCGGGATCGCAGCGATGGCGCTCAGCGGAGCGCTGGCGGGCCTCGGCGGCGCCGTCCAGGTCTCCGCCATCACCCATCGCCTGTACGAAAGTTTCTCGCCCGGATGGGGCTACGAGGCGATCGCCGTGGCGCTGGTCGCGCGGCTGAATCCGCTTGGCGTGATGCTGACGTCCCTGCTGTTCGGTGCGCTCGACAACGGCTCGCAGGCGATGCAGCGCAGCCAGGGCGTCTCGCCCGAGCTGGTGCAGGTGATCCAGGGCGTGACGATTCTGATCCTGCTCGCCTTCGATACGCGAACCTGGAGCACGCTTAACGGCGCGCTGTGGCCCCCGGGAGACGGCGATGCGGCGTGCGCGGCCGCTCCCGGAGCCGTCGCGGCCGCCGGGGGAGGCGGCGATGCTTGA
- a CDS encoding DUF1285 domain-containing protein, whose translation MARAGFYAVESGKISFRRDGNWYSDEERIDNPRIALVFSRSIRRNPDGTYYLQVAEERAAISVEDTPYVVKSIEGDAAGGFTIVLNDDEREPLDPATLEVGNDNVLYCRVKGGAERARFLRNAYYHLSPGFEADERGGFALTMRGRRYPLRQAGSPGKPD comes from the coding sequence ATGGCACGGGCAGGGTTTTACGCGGTCGAGTCAGGCAAGATCTCGTTTCGTCGCGATGGCAACTGGTATAGCGACGAGGAACGGATCGACAACCCGCGGATCGCGCTGGTCTTCAGCCGCAGCATCCGCCGCAATCCCGACGGCACCTACTATCTCCAGGTCGCCGAGGAACGCGCGGCGATTAGCGTCGAGGACACGCCCTACGTGGTCAAGTCGATCGAGGGCGACGCGGCGGGCGGCTTTACGATCGTGCTCAACGACGACGAACGCGAGCCGCTTGACCCGGCGACCCTCGAGGTCGGCAACGACAACGTGTTGTACTGTCGCGTCAAGGGCGGCGCGGAGCGCGCCCGTTTCCTGCGCAACGCCTATTACCATCTGAGTCCCGGCTTCGAGGCCGACGAGCGCGGCGGCTTTGCGCTCACGATGCGCGGGCGGCGCTATCCGCTGCGGCAGGCGGGGTCGCCGGGCAAACCAGATTGA
- a CDS encoding ABC transporter permease yields MLEAFLASTVAMATPILYAALGELLVEQSGVINVGIEGSMLAGAFFALAAAYSSGSLMIGLLAGVAAAVALNALLALLVVNLGVNQVVAGTALNILALGLTGVFYRGMFGVTGSAVVVRQFGAIALGPLARIPLLGRALFDQNVLVYVAFAILPLVSILISRTRYGLRLRAAGERPEAADALGLGVYRLRWEALAAAGALTGIGGAFLTLGYAGTFIEGMSAGRGFVALAVVILGRWKAWGCAAASILFGAAMALQFGLQALGTVVPYQAFLALPYALTLIVLAGFGGQADAPSALGEPYTRA; encoded by the coding sequence ATGCTTGAGGCGTTCCTGGCCTCGACGGTGGCGATGGCGACGCCGATTCTTTACGCGGCGCTCGGCGAGCTGCTGGTCGAGCAAAGCGGCGTGATCAACGTCGGGATCGAGGGCTCGATGCTTGCCGGCGCGTTCTTCGCGCTCGCCGCGGCGTACTCGAGCGGCAGCCTGATGATCGGGTTGCTTGCGGGAGTCGCCGCCGCCGTCGCGCTCAACGCGCTGCTCGCCCTGCTGGTCGTCAATCTCGGCGTGAACCAGGTCGTGGCCGGCACCGCGCTCAACATCCTCGCGCTGGGGCTGACCGGGGTCTTCTACCGCGGGATGTTCGGCGTCACGGGGAGCGCGGTCGTGGTGCGGCAGTTCGGCGCGATCGCGCTTGGGCCGCTTGCGCGAATTCCGCTGCTTGGCCGCGCGCTCTTCGATCAAAACGTCCTGGTGTACGTCGCGTTCGCGATTCTACCGCTCGTCTCGATACTAATTTCGCGCACGCGCTACGGATTGCGGCTGCGCGCGGCGGGCGAGCGGCCCGAGGCCGCGGACGCGCTGGGCCTTGGCGTTTATCGCCTGCGATGGGAGGCGCTGGCGGCTGCGGGGGCGCTTACGGGAATTGGCGGCGCGTTTCTGACGCTCGGTTACGCGGGAACCTTTATCGAGGGGATGTCGGCCGGCCGCGGCTTCGTCGCGCTGGCGGTAGTGATCCTGGGACGCTGGAAGGCGTGGGGATGCGCCGCGGCGTCGATTCTGTTTGGCGCGGCGATGGCTCTGCAGTTCGGCCTGCAGGCGCTCGGCACGGTCGTGCCGTACCAGGCGTTTCTCGCGCTGCCGTATGCGCTCACGCTGATCGTGCTGGCGGGATTTGGCGGGCAGGCCGACGCGCCGAGCGCGCTGGGCGAGCCCTATACGCGCGCGTAA
- a CDS encoding tRNA (cytidine(34)-2'-O)-methyltransferase — protein sequence MSPKDSGARAQSALPFFHIVLVRPEIPQNSGSIARLAAATRTRLHLVGPLGYSLEDRYLKRAGLDYWPLVDLRTYSGWDEFAAAHQAQPSAGTEPRMKYFSARAKRSYLEADYAPGDFLIFGSETKGLGEEFLRTRTDTTYRIQIFEHGVRSLNLANAVSIVLYEGLRRTGRLSE from the coding sequence TTGAGCCCTAAAGATTCCGGGGCGCGCGCACAATCGGCGTTGCCGTTTTTTCACATCGTGCTGGTGCGGCCGGAGATCCCGCAAAACAGCGGATCGATCGCGCGGCTTGCGGCGGCTACGCGCACCAGGCTCCACCTGGTCGGACCGCTCGGCTACTCGCTCGAAGATCGCTATCTCAAGCGCGCCGGGCTCGATTATTGGCCGCTGGTCGATCTGCGAACCTATTCCGGATGGGACGAATTCGCCGCCGCTCACCAGGCGCAGCCATCAGCCGGAACCGAGCCGCGCATGAAGTATTTCTCGGCGCGCGCGAAGCGCTCGTATCTCGAAGCGGATTACGCGCCGGGCGATTTTCTGATCTTCGGTAGCGAGACCAAGGGGCTCGGCGAGGAATTCCTGCGCACGCGGACCGACACCACCTATAGGATTCAGATCTTCGAGCATGGCGTGCGCAGTCTCAACCTCGCCAACGCGGTTTCGATCGTGCTTTACGAGGGGCTGCGCCGGACCGGGCGGCTCAGCGAATAG
- the crcB gene encoding fluoride efflux transporter CrcB: MGALLWVGLGGFLGAIARYGLGGWAAARWGAAFPWGTFAINISGSFILGFFMAFAQYRSWLHPQIRLLFAVGFVGAYTTFSTYTYESLRLMMDGQFALAALNVIGSVVMGLVAVFAGFVLGDSI; the protein is encoded by the coding sequence TTGGGCGCATTGCTTTGGGTTGGGCTTGGCGGGTTCCTGGGCGCCATCGCACGCTACGGGCTAGGCGGATGGGCCGCGGCGCGCTGGGGCGCCGCCTTCCCCTGGGGCACCTTCGCGATCAACATCAGCGGCAGCTTCATCCTGGGGTTTTTCATGGCCTTCGCGCAGTATCGCTCATGGCTGCATCCGCAGATTCGATTACTGTTCGCGGTCGGCTTCGTCGGCGCCTACACGACGTTTTCGACCTACACCTACGAGTCGCTTCGCCTGATGATGGACGGACAGTTCGCGCTCGCCGCGCTTAACGTGATCGGCAGCGTTGTCATGGGCCTGGTTGCGGTCTTTGCCGGCTTCGTGCTGGGAGACTCTATCTAG